A region from the Pseudomonas sp. P8_229 genome encodes:
- a CDS encoding autotransporter outer membrane beta-barrel domain-containing protein: MPVQFHYRPTHLTLAIALALGCTDLSMAQEAPLDIQDTSSAPPEALKSAIDAFTHHPDTVQLKVSKAYTAQDGVALALDGRNDLVTVQSRGSFAGLVDGGGGENLLQLDANKKGTLGETRNFSGLEVRRGSWTRNGPGDFSLGVLVHPRALLVNDGHILGTAMTEGILINKGAISGGAAVESGGDLTNQGLIDGIVNVHENGHFAGSGAVNHLNVYGRMSVDDVYGAPKVAGDLSLSRTAVLAYAVEASGNSPTVFVKGTAHLGDATLKLVTAGDYPQSSQHTILEAGKVEGQFGTVENDLAFMTPTLHYEAQRVGLLYTRNDIPLENLATTENSQALAQSINEPSSSPQQPQQPQQPQQPQQPQQPQQPQQPQQPQQPQQPQQPQQPQQPQQPQQPQQPQKPEASGESAKAIIASAAPSMVVTALLGADKPTANVALEQLAAGSNANLAKATLSSVNPVSASMLSAMQQLDKRTAAQGTGNAPRLAAGDEGTGRVWLQALGHGGKVDRDFDSTLKHSTQGLVLGADWQLDEQWHVGLMGAKAQTRFDARLFDGDLDSWHLGAYALRQDGPFALRLGASYGRHDGSGKRHVTFNGFSDRLKSSYDANTQQLFAEVGYNLGHGNVSIEPFASVGYQRYQRDGYTEKGGDAALHVEGQTRANPSSSVGLRLAKTSHLANGMQLTPRLSASVKHTYGEVDNTTRQQLVKGGKSFEVIGAEMDRNSALLDAGLDLSLSARHTLGVGITGEAGSDSRSYGVMGQWRMAF, encoded by the coding sequence ATGCCCGTTCAATTCCACTATCGACCTACACACCTGACACTGGCCATTGCCCTGGCACTGGGATGCACTGATCTATCCATGGCTCAGGAGGCACCGCTCGACATTCAAGACACCTCGTCCGCCCCTCCAGAAGCACTCAAGTCAGCGATCGATGCTTTCACCCATCATCCAGACACCGTTCAACTGAAGGTCAGCAAAGCCTATACGGCGCAGGATGGTGTGGCTCTGGCACTCGATGGGCGCAACGACCTTGTCACAGTGCAATCACGTGGCAGTTTCGCCGGACTGGTCGATGGTGGCGGAGGCGAAAACCTGCTGCAACTCGACGCGAACAAGAAAGGCACGCTGGGTGAAACCCGTAACTTCAGCGGGTTGGAGGTCAGGCGCGGGAGCTGGACACGCAACGGACCAGGTGATTTCAGCCTAGGGGTACTGGTTCATCCGAGGGCCTTGCTGGTCAACGACGGGCATATTCTCGGCACGGCAATGACCGAGGGCATCCTGATCAACAAAGGTGCGATCAGCGGCGGCGCTGCTGTCGAGTCAGGAGGAGACCTGACCAATCAGGGCCTCATTGACGGCATTGTGAATGTCCATGAGAACGGCCACTTTGCCGGCAGTGGCGCGGTGAACCATTTGAACGTATACGGACGCATGAGCGTCGACGATGTATACGGCGCGCCCAAAGTCGCGGGAGACCTGAGTCTTTCCCGCACCGCCGTACTGGCTTATGCCGTGGAAGCCTCCGGTAATAGCCCGACCGTGTTCGTCAAAGGCACTGCCCATCTGGGCGACGCCACCCTGAAGCTGGTGACCGCCGGCGATTATCCGCAAAGCAGTCAACACACCATTCTTGAGGCGGGAAAGGTTGAAGGGCAGTTCGGCACCGTCGAAAACGATCTGGCGTTCATGACTCCCACACTGCATTACGAAGCACAACGCGTAGGCTTGCTCTACACCCGTAACGACATACCACTTGAAAATCTTGCGACCACGGAGAATAGCCAGGCGCTCGCTCAAAGCATCAACGAGCCCTCTTCCTCGCCTCAGCAACCTCAGCAACCTCAGCAACCTCAGCAACCTCAGCAACCTCAGCAACCTCAGCAACCTCAGCAACCTCAGCAACCTCAGCAACCTCAGCAACCTCAGCAACCTCAGCAACCTCAGCAACCTCAGCAACCTCAGCAACCTCAGCAACCTCAAAAGCCTGAGGCCTCTGGTGAGTCTGCGAAAGCCATTATTGCGTCCGCTGCACCCAGCATGGTTGTCACTGCCCTGCTGGGTGCCGACAAGCCAACGGCCAACGTGGCGCTGGAACAGTTGGCCGCCGGTAGCAACGCCAACCTCGCCAAAGCCACGTTGAGCAGCGTCAATCCGGTCAGCGCCAGCATGCTCTCGGCGATGCAGCAGCTGGACAAGCGCACGGCTGCGCAGGGGACGGGAAATGCGCCGCGCCTGGCGGCGGGCGATGAAGGTACCGGGCGGGTCTGGCTGCAAGCGCTGGGGCACGGAGGCAAGGTTGATCGTGACTTCGACAGTACGTTGAAACACTCCACCCAAGGTCTGGTTCTGGGTGCCGACTGGCAACTCGACGAGCAGTGGCATGTCGGCCTGATGGGCGCAAAAGCGCAAACCCGGTTCGATGCCCGGCTGTTCGATGGCGATCTCGACAGCTGGCACCTCGGTGCCTACGCCCTGCGCCAGGATGGGCCGTTCGCCCTGCGGTTGGGCGCTTCTTATGGCAGGCACGATGGCAGCGGCAAACGGCATGTCACCTTCAATGGTTTCAGCGACCGGCTCAAGAGCAGCTACGACGCCAATACCCAGCAGCTGTTTGCCGAAGTCGGCTACAACCTGGGCCATGGCAACGTCAGCATCGAACCGTTCGCCAGCGTTGGTTATCAGCGTTACCAGCGAGACGGATACACCGAGAAAGGTGGCGATGCGGCGCTGCACGTCGAGGGCCAGACCCGGGCGAATCCGAGCAGCAGCGTTGGCCTGCGCCTGGCGAAAACCAGTCACTTGGCCAACGGCATGCAACTGACGCCGCGTCTCAGCGCCAGCGTCAAACACACCTACGGCGAGGTGGACAACACAACACGTCAGCAACTGGTGAAGGGCGGAAAAAGCTTTGAGGTGATCGGTGCCGAGATGGATCGCAATAGCGCGCTGCTCGATGCCGGTCTCGACCTGAGCCTGTCCGCGCGCCACACCCTGGGAGTCGGCATCACTGGCGAGGCCGGCAGCGACAGCCGCAGCTACGGCGTGATGGGTCAATGGCGTATGGCGTTCTGA
- a CDS encoding GNAT family N-acetyltransferase, translating to MSQIDIRQVSAADHAAWLPLWQAYLSFYNGELPDAVTDSTWQRFLDPSEPTHAALAWADGKAVGMVHYIYHRSNWSIENSCYLQDLLVAEQTRGTGVGRLLIEHVYATAKADGCCKVHWLTHETNATAIQLYERIAERPGFIQFRKAI from the coding sequence ATGAGTCAGATCGACATCCGCCAGGTCAGCGCCGCCGACCACGCCGCATGGCTGCCGTTGTGGCAGGCCTACCTGAGTTTCTACAACGGCGAACTGCCGGACGCGGTGACCGACAGCACCTGGCAGCGCTTCCTCGATCCGAGCGAACCGACTCACGCAGCATTGGCCTGGGCCGATGGCAAAGCGGTCGGCATGGTGCATTACATCTATCATCGCTCGAACTGGAGCATCGAAAACTCCTGCTACTTGCAGGACTTGCTGGTGGCCGAGCAAACCCGTGGAACCGGCGTCGGCCGTCTGCTGATCGAACACGTTTACGCCACGGCCAAGGCTGACGGCTGCTGCAAAGTGCACTGGCTGACCCACGAAACCAACGCCACTGCGATCCAGCTCTACGAGCGCATCGCCGAGCGCCCGGGATTCATCCAGTTTCGCAAAGCCATTTAA
- a CDS encoding homocysteine S-methyltransferase family protein yields the protein MGTASAVILDGGMGRELQRAGAPFRQPEWSALALIEAPQAVEAVHAAYIASGANVITSNSYAVVPFHIGEARFAAEGEALAALAGELAQRAVQASGKAVRVAGSLPPLFGSYRPDLFEASRVNELLAPLVNGLAPHVDLWLAETQSSIIEARSIRAGLPKDGKPFWLSFTLKDEDTDEVPRLRSGEPVAEAAAVAAELGVETLLFNCSQPEVIGAAIDAARDTFERLGVQIHIGAYANAFPPQPKEATANDGLDPLREDLDPPGYLHWAQDWQQRGASHLGGCCGIGPEHIAVLAQKLA from the coding sequence ATGGGCACAGCAAGCGCGGTAATTCTTGATGGCGGCATGGGCCGTGAGTTGCAGCGCGCCGGCGCACCGTTCAGGCAGCCCGAGTGGTCGGCGCTGGCTTTGATCGAGGCGCCGCAAGCGGTTGAAGCAGTACACGCCGCCTACATCGCCAGTGGCGCCAACGTGATCACCAGCAACAGTTATGCAGTGGTGCCGTTTCACATTGGCGAAGCGCGGTTTGCTGCTGAAGGTGAGGCACTGGCGGCGTTGGCCGGTGAGTTGGCGCAGCGTGCGGTGCAGGCATCGGGCAAAGCGGTGCGAGTGGCAGGTTCGTTGCCGCCGCTGTTCGGGTCTTATCGTCCGGACCTGTTCGAGGCGTCGCGGGTGAACGAGTTGCTGGCGCCACTGGTGAACGGCCTGGCGCCCCATGTCGACCTGTGGCTGGCGGAAACCCAGAGTTCGATCATCGAGGCGCGATCGATCCGTGCCGGTCTGCCGAAGGACGGCAAGCCGTTCTGGCTGTCGTTTACGCTGAAGGACGAAGATACCGATGAGGTGCCGCGTCTGCGTTCCGGTGAACCGGTGGCCGAAGCAGCGGCGGTGGCGGCGGAGTTGGGCGTGGAGACGCTGCTGTTCAACTGCAGCCAGCCGGAAGTGATCGGCGCGGCGATTGATGCGGCGCGCGACACCTTCGAACGTTTGGGCGTGCAGATTCACATTGGCGCGTATGCCAATGCGTTTCCGCCACAACCGAAGGAGGCGACGGCCAACGACGGCCTCGACCCGTTGCGTGAGGATCTGGATCCGCCGGGGTATCTGCATTGGGCGCAGGACTGGCAGCAGCGCGGCGCCAGCCATTTGGGCGGCTGCTGCGGGATCGGTCCGGAACACATTGCGGTGCTTGCGCAAAAGCTCGCTTGA
- a CDS encoding amino acid ABC transporter permease, translated as MTAFPTPPQPPQPVAESRLQRLFGFRTRLYLTWAAMFSLFAGFFLSFDLKLSIILDKLPNLLGVHLAPNGFLQGAALTLFLCACAIVASSLLGFVTALARLSKSAVAFGIASFYTSFFRGTPLLIQILLIYLGLPQLGVVPGAVVAGIIALSLNYGAYLSEIFRAGILGVPYGQREASLALGMRESVIFWRITLPQAMRTIIPPTTNQFISMLKDSSLISVMGVWEVMFLAQSYGRSSYRYIEMLTTAALIYWLMSIGLELIQARMERHYGKAYVRRS; from the coding sequence ATGACTGCCTTCCCGACCCCTCCACAGCCGCCACAACCGGTGGCTGAATCGCGCCTGCAACGGCTGTTCGGTTTCCGCACGCGCCTGTACCTGACGTGGGCGGCGATGTTCAGCCTGTTTGCCGGTTTTTTCCTGAGCTTCGACCTGAAGCTCTCGATCATCCTCGACAAATTGCCGAACCTGCTTGGCGTGCACCTGGCACCCAACGGCTTTTTGCAGGGCGCAGCGCTGACCTTGTTTCTGTGTGCCTGCGCCATCGTCGCCTCGTCATTGCTGGGCTTCGTCACCGCTCTGGCACGCCTGTCGAAAAGCGCCGTGGCATTCGGCATTGCCAGCTTCTACACCTCGTTCTTTCGCGGCACGCCGTTGCTGATCCAGATCCTGCTGATCTACCTCGGTCTGCCACAACTGGGCGTGGTGCCCGGCGCGGTGGTGGCCGGGATCATTGCCCTGTCGCTGAACTATGGCGCGTACCTCAGTGAGATCTTCCGCGCCGGCATCCTCGGCGTGCCCTATGGTCAGCGCGAAGCCTCGTTGGCGCTGGGCATGCGCGAGAGCGTGATCTTCTGGCGCATCACCCTGCCCCAGGCCATGCGCACCATCATCCCACCGACCACCAACCAGTTCATCTCGATGCTCAAGGACTCGTCACTGATCTCGGTGATGGGTGTGTGGGAAGTGATGTTCCTGGCCCAGTCCTACGGGCGCTCGAGCTACCGCTACATCGAGATGCTGACCACAGCGGCGCTCATTTACTGGCTGATGTCGATCGGTCTGGAATTGATCCAGGCACGGATGGAGCGCCATTACGGCAAGGCTTACGTGCGTCGCAGCTGA
- a CDS encoding GNAT family N-acetyltransferase: protein MSISPADWKGVPAPTATLLEGRFIRLERLDPACHEDELFNALEGPGADPKLWDYLPYGPFPQRSVFNDWLNNHAASSDPYFFSVVDRTTGQVQGILSLMSIVPAQGRIEIGHVTFGAPMQRSPKSTEAVYLLAKYAFALGYRRLEWKCNNGNARSKYAAERLGFSFEGVFRQHMVVKGQNRDTAWFSILDSEWPAIAAGFERWLSDENQTPTGQVKGLVECRS from the coding sequence ATGAGCATTTCACCGGCCGACTGGAAAGGCGTCCCCGCCCCCACCGCCACCCTGCTTGAAGGACGCTTCATTCGCCTCGAACGACTCGACCCGGCGTGCCACGAGGACGAGCTGTTCAACGCCCTCGAAGGCCCCGGTGCCGACCCGAAGCTCTGGGACTATTTGCCCTACGGACCGTTTCCGCAACGCAGCGTTTTCAATGACTGGCTGAACAACCATGCGGCCAGCAGCGATCCGTATTTCTTCAGCGTCGTCGACCGCACCACGGGTCAGGTGCAAGGCATTCTGAGCCTGATGTCGATTGTCCCGGCCCAGGGCCGCATCGAAATCGGCCACGTCACCTTTGGTGCACCGATGCAGCGTTCACCGAAAAGCACCGAGGCGGTATACCTGCTCGCCAAATATGCGTTCGCCTTGGGTTACCGTCGCCTGGAATGGAAATGTAACAACGGCAACGCCCGCTCCAAATACGCCGCCGAGCGCCTGGGCTTCAGCTTCGAAGGCGTGTTCCGCCAGCACATGGTAGTCAAGGGCCAGAACCGCGATACCGCGTGGTTCTCGATTCTGGATTCGGAGTGGCCAGCGATTGCGGCAGGGTTCGAACGCTGGTTGAGTGATGAAAACCAGACGCCGACCGGGCAGGTGAAAGGGTTGGTCGAGTGCCGTTCCTGA
- a CDS encoding FMN-binding negative transcriptional regulator — translation MYTPRAFAIEELSQLHELILASRLAILVTHGENGLQASHVPVLLHCEQGEYGTLYGHLARANPQWKDLRDGAEAMLIFAGADAYVSPGFYPSKAEHGKVVPTWNYIAVHAYGHAETFSDGGRLLDIVSTLTDRHEAGRAQPWSVNDAPADYIDGMLKAIVGFAIPIDRLEGKRKLSQNRSAADIAGVREGLAASPEINDQTLAQLMR, via the coding sequence ATGTACACGCCGCGCGCCTTCGCCATCGAAGAACTGTCCCAACTGCACGAACTGATCCTCGCCAGCCGCCTCGCCATTCTGGTCACCCACGGCGAAAACGGCCTGCAAGCTAGCCATGTGCCGGTGCTGCTGCATTGCGAGCAAGGCGAGTACGGCACGCTGTACGGACACCTGGCCCGCGCCAACCCGCAGTGGAAAGACCTGCGCGACGGTGCCGAGGCCATGCTGATTTTTGCCGGCGCCGATGCCTACGTCAGCCCGGGCTTCTACCCGAGCAAAGCCGAACACGGCAAAGTCGTGCCGACCTGGAACTACATCGCGGTGCACGCCTATGGCCACGCCGAAACCTTCAGCGACGGCGGACGCCTGCTCGACATCGTCAGCACCCTCACTGACCGACACGAAGCCGGCCGCGCCCAGCCGTGGTCAGTCAATGACGCGCCCGCCGATTACATCGACGGCATGCTTAAAGCGATTGTCGGTTTTGCCATTCCCATCGACCGTCTCGAAGGCAAGCGCAAACTCAGCCAGAACCGCAGCGCCGCAGACATTGCCGGGGTGCGCGAAGGCCTGGCCGCCAGCCCTGAAATCAATGATCAAACCCTCGCCCAACTGATGCGCTAA
- the oadA gene encoding sodium-extruding oxaloacetate decarboxylase subunit alpha: MSKKIFVTDTILRDAHQSLLATRMRTEDMLPICDKLDKVGYWSLECWGGATFDACVRFLKEDPWERLRQLRAALPNTRLQMLLRGQNLLGYRHYSDDVVKAFVAKAAVNGIDVFRIFDAMNDVRNLRVAIEAVKAAGKHAQGTIAYTTSPVHTIDAFVTQAKQMEAMGCDSVAIKDMAGLLTPYATGELVRALKAEQSLPVFIHSHDTAGLASMCQLKAIENGADHIDTAISSFASGTSHPGTESMVAALKGTEYDTGLNLELLQEIGLYFYAVRKKYHQFESEFTAVDTRVQVNQVPGGMISNLANQLKEQGALNRMGEVLAEIPRVREDLGFPPLVTPTSQIVGTQAFFNVLAGERYKTITNEVKLYLQGGYGKAPGVVNEKLRRQAIGSEEVIDVRPADLLKPEMTKLRTDIGALAKSEEDVLTFAMFPDIGRKFLEERAAGTLVPEVLLPIPEAGGVTKAGGEGVPTEFVIDVHGETYRVDITGVGVKAEGKRHFYLSIDGMPEEVVFEPLNEFVSGGSSKRKQASAPGHVSTTMPGNIVDVLVKEGDTVKAGQAVLITEAMKMETEVQAAIAGKVTAIHVAKGDRVNPGEILIEIEG; encoded by the coding sequence ATGTCCAAGAAGATCTTCGTTACCGATACCATCCTGCGCGACGCTCACCAATCGCTGCTCGCCACCCGCATGCGCACCGAAGACATGCTGCCGATCTGCGACAAGCTCGACAAAGTCGGCTACTGGTCGCTGGAGTGCTGGGGCGGCGCGACGTTCGATGCCTGTGTGCGCTTTCTGAAAGAAGACCCGTGGGAGCGTTTGCGCCAACTGCGCGCGGCGTTGCCTAACACCCGTCTGCAAATGCTTCTGCGCGGGCAGAACCTGCTGGGCTACCGCCACTACAGCGACGACGTGGTCAAAGCTTTCGTCGCCAAGGCTGCGGTGAATGGTATCGACGTGTTCCGCATCTTCGACGCAATGAATGATGTGCGTAACCTGCGCGTAGCGATCGAAGCGGTGAAGGCTGCCGGCAAACATGCTCAGGGCACCATCGCCTACACCACCAGCCCGGTGCACACCATCGACGCTTTCGTCACCCAGGCCAAGCAAATGGAAGCCATGGGTTGCGACTCGGTGGCAATCAAGGACATGGCCGGTCTGCTGACCCCGTACGCCACCGGTGAACTGGTTCGCGCACTGAAAGCCGAGCAGTCGCTGCCGGTGTTCATCCATTCGCACGACACTGCCGGTCTGGCGAGCATGTGCCAGCTCAAGGCCATCGAAAACGGCGCCGACCACATTGACACCGCGATCTCCAGCTTCGCTTCGGGCACCAGCCATCCGGGCACCGAGTCGATGGTCGCTGCGCTCAAGGGCACCGAGTACGACACCGGTCTGAACCTCGAACTGCTGCAGGAAATCGGCCTGTACTTCTACGCCGTGCGCAAGAAGTATCACCAGTTCGAAAGCGAATTCACTGCCGTCGACACCCGCGTGCAAGTCAACCAGGTGCCGGGCGGGATGATCTCCAACCTCGCCAACCAGTTGAAAGAGCAGGGCGCGTTGAACCGCATGGGCGAAGTGCTGGCGGAAATCCCGCGGGTGCGTGAAGACCTTGGTTTCCCGCCGTTGGTGACCCCGACTTCGCAGATCGTCGGCACTCAGGCGTTCTTCAACGTGCTGGCCGGCGAACGCTACAAGACCATCACCAACGAGGTGAAGCTGTACCTGCAGGGCGGTTACGGCAAGGCGCCGGGCGTGGTCAACGAGAAGCTGCGTCGTCAGGCGATCGGCAGCGAAGAAGTCATCGACGTGCGGCCAGCCGATCTGCTCAAGCCGGAAATGACCAAGCTGCGTACCGACATCGGCGCATTGGCCAAGTCGGAAGAAGACGTGCTGACCTTCGCGATGTTCCCGGATATTGGTCGCAAGTTCCTCGAAGAGCGTGCCGCCGGCACTCTCGTGCCGGAAGTGTTGCTGCCGATTCCTGAAGCGGGTGGTGTGACGAAGGCGGGCGGCGAAGGCGTGCCGACCGAGTTTGTCATCGACGTCCACGGCGAAACCTACCGCGTCGACATCACCGGTGTCGGTGTGAAGGCCGAAGGCAAGCGTCACTTCTACCTGTCCATCGACGGCATGCCGGAAGAAGTGGTGTTCGAGCCGCTCAACGAATTCGTCAGCGGTGGCAGCAGCAAACGCAAGCAAGCGTCGGCACCGGGCCATGTCAGCACCACCATGCCAGGCAACATCGTCGATGTGCTGGTCAAGGAAGGCGACACCGTCAAGGCCGGTCAGGCCGTGCTGATCACCGAAGCGATGAAGATGGAAACCGAAGTCCAGGCAGCGATTGCCGGCAAGGTCACTGCCATCCACGTCGCCAAGGGTGACCGGGTGAATCCGGGTGAAATCCTGATCGAGATCGAAGGCTGA
- a CDS encoding PLP-dependent aminotransferase family protein, whose translation MPEQTTLSMPFNPAGIELDRRQGLSRQLYQALRLRVLDGRLASGTRLPASRDLATALAISRNSVVRAYDQLYAEGFIEGRVGDGTYVAQLPQAPSSPKKLSTKVSTGFSTGLPTTLSTNWLDLPVVSSSKVIHSDTFARIEKNHLALPPSGPPRAFRVGVPAFDLFPFEVWAKLNAAFWRKPDLQQLCYGDPAGDARLRGMIAAYLRSSRGMQCSAEQIVITSGAQQGISLCAQLLVAPGDAVGIENPGYRAAGHAFAVAGGRLHGVPVDDEGIDCRALAEVADCRLAYVTPSHQYPTGVVMSLARRLELLAWAERSQGWIIEDDYDGEYRYSGAPLAPLAALDRQGRVLYVGTFGKVAFPALRLGYLVLPAGLVEAFARRRAVDVRHSEVSTQAVMAEFMAAGHFQRHIRRMRRAALSRRNCLLAHWPGNIAGVGSLPAVAAGLHLTVPVASVARERELIAQAEQVGVEVNGLSSYWLPDSPRPAQQCAGLVLGFAAVPEPQIEAALARLRSVWCE comes from the coding sequence ATGCCTGAGCAAACTACCCTGTCGATGCCGTTCAATCCGGCCGGCATTGAACTCGATCGCCGTCAGGGTTTGAGTCGTCAGCTCTACCAGGCTTTGCGTCTGCGCGTACTGGATGGACGTCTGGCCAGCGGCACGCGATTGCCGGCCAGTCGCGATCTGGCGACGGCATTGGCCATCTCTCGCAATAGCGTGGTGCGCGCCTACGATCAGCTGTATGCCGAGGGGTTCATCGAAGGGCGAGTAGGGGACGGCACTTACGTTGCGCAATTACCCCAAGCGCCCAGCTCGCCGAAAAAACTATCCACAAAAGTATCCACAGGGTTTTCAACAGGCTTACCCACAACCTTATCCACAAATTGGCTGGATTTACCTGTAGTTTCATCCAGTAAAGTTATCCACAGCGATACGTTTGCGCGTATCGAAAAGAACCATTTGGCCCTGCCTCCGAGTGGTCCGCCGCGTGCTTTTCGAGTCGGTGTGCCAGCCTTTGATCTGTTTCCTTTTGAGGTCTGGGCCAAGCTCAATGCGGCTTTCTGGCGAAAACCGGATTTACAGCAACTGTGCTACGGCGATCCGGCAGGCGACGCGCGACTGCGCGGCATGATCGCCGCCTACTTGCGCAGTTCGCGCGGCATGCAGTGTTCTGCTGAGCAAATTGTGATCACCAGTGGTGCGCAACAGGGTATTAGCCTTTGTGCACAGCTGCTGGTGGCTCCGGGCGATGCGGTCGGGATAGAAAATCCGGGATACCGGGCCGCCGGCCACGCCTTCGCAGTGGCTGGCGGTCGTTTGCACGGCGTGCCGGTGGATGACGAGGGCATCGATTGTCGGGCATTGGCTGAAGTTGCCGACTGCCGGCTGGCCTATGTCACCCCCTCTCACCAGTACCCGACCGGGGTGGTCATGAGCCTGGCGCGCAGGCTGGAACTGCTGGCCTGGGCTGAGCGAAGTCAGGGCTGGATCATCGAAGACGACTACGACGGCGAGTATCGCTACAGCGGTGCACCACTGGCCCCGCTGGCGGCGCTGGATCGGCAAGGCCGTGTGCTTTACGTCGGGACCTTCGGCAAGGTGGCGTTCCCGGCATTGCGCCTGGGGTATCTGGTGTTGCCGGCCGGGCTGGTCGAAGCTTTCGCAAGGCGGCGAGCGGTGGACGTGCGTCATTCCGAAGTGAGCACTCAGGCGGTGATGGCTGAATTCATGGCCGCTGGGCATTTTCAGCGACACATCCGACGCATGCGCCGTGCCGCCCTGAGCCGGCGCAACTGCCTGTTGGCGCATTGGCCGGGAAATATCGCCGGCGTTGGCAGCTTGCCGGCGGTGGCCGCAGGCTTGCACCTGACGGTGCCGGTGGCAAGCGTTGCCCGCGAACGCGAGCTGATTGCCCAGGCCGAACAGGTGGGCGTCGAGGTCAACGGCCTGAGCAGCTATTGGTTACCCGACTCGCCTCGGCCAGCGCAGCAGTGCGCCGGGTTGGTACTGGGCTTCGCCGCTGTGCCGGAGCCGCAAATTGAAGCGGCTCTGGCACGCTTGCGCAGTGTCTGGTGTGAGTGA
- a CDS encoding ABC transporter substrate-binding protein yields MKLQPLLALGLTILAASTQAFGGATLDRVEQKKQLVGVLMESYPPFSFLNDQNQLDGFDVDVAKAVADKLGVKLRLETPSWDVIAAGRWSGRYDICICSMTPSKARAEVFDFPVEYYASPAVIVVNAKDDRIHGAKDLSGKKVGLTSASSYESYLNKNLIIEGAEDTRLQYPFEDVQIAPYDTDNVAFQDLGLGAGVRLDAILTNLVTAQPRLNQDQRFKLAGAPLYSEPNSVAIEKGDAQWDAKVREVFAQLKQDGTLSKLSQKWIGADISQ; encoded by the coding sequence GTGAAACTTCAACCGCTACTGGCCCTGGGCCTGACGATTCTGGCCGCCTCCACTCAAGCCTTCGGCGGCGCCACACTCGACCGCGTCGAACAGAAAAAACAACTGGTCGGCGTGCTGATGGAAAGCTACCCGCCCTTCTCGTTCCTCAATGACCAGAATCAGCTCGACGGTTTCGATGTGGACGTCGCCAAAGCCGTGGCGGATAAACTCGGGGTCAAGCTGCGCCTGGAAACACCGTCCTGGGACGTTATTGCCGCCGGCCGCTGGAGCGGGCGCTATGACATCTGCATCTGCTCCATGACCCCGAGCAAGGCCCGCGCCGAAGTGTTCGACTTCCCGGTCGAGTATTACGCCTCACCGGCAGTGATCGTGGTCAACGCCAAGGACGATCGCATCCACGGCGCCAAGGACCTGAGCGGCAAGAAAGTCGGCCTGACCAGCGCCTCCAGCTACGAAAGTTACCTGAACAAGAACCTGATCATCGAAGGCGCCGAAGACACGCGTCTGCAATACCCGTTCGAGGATGTGCAGATCGCCCCGTACGATACCGACAACGTTGCCTTTCAGGATCTGGGCCTGGGTGCCGGTGTGCGCCTGGATGCAATCCTCACCAACCTGGTGACCGCGCAGCCGCGCCTGAATCAGGACCAGCGTTTCAAACTGGCCGGCGCGCCGCTGTACTCGGAACCCAACTCGGTCGCCATTGAAAAGGGTGACGCGCAATGGGACGCCAAGGTGCGCGAGGTGTTTGCGCAACTGAAACAGGACGGCACGCTGAGCAAGCTGTCGCAGAAATGGATCGGCGCCGATATCAGCCAATGA